One Glycine max cultivar Williams 82 chromosome 3, Glycine_max_v4.0, whole genome shotgun sequence DNA window includes the following coding sequences:
- the LOC100782215 gene encoding U-box domain-containing protein 3 isoform X7, translating into MHIGQINTSSVKCLVNSISRFIHLVSCQAVKPMPLQKNCNNMVCVLKHLKPVLDDIVDFKIPFDENLHRECEELDMRVNEAREFIEKWGPKMSRIHSVLQSGELLIKLQNSSYKICHMIVKSLKGPASVLVSGNLQQYMQELQCLKKEPAMIYIEDALRNQRDNIEPCYDSLKEIIRLLMISNQELLIESIAVEKERSNAEVNKTKGDLDEINQIVNLVCSLRDYVMKFERPEVKSGVSIPPYFRCPLSLELMSDAVIVASGQTYERQSIQKWLDHGLTVCPNTRQILVHTNLIPNYTVKAMIANWCEENNVKLPSNSKQSNSSHISSPSDHLLHQDLDRLCSFESSASSDSNSNQIANAFEKPKDDNSFRSSRESDRSWNGETEKFEQQSPAPSCSNSRSESFSSSISSTDYVFPVLKEVSGISNKHQNVELSREITDGCPASPAYKESVIYPWLSGKQFHSPGSKIGRMEDENKYNESNNISITSHSKVASHPVGSNELITTSHVNELIEDLQSQSNETQTAAAEQLRLCTKHNMENRISVGRCGAIMPLLSLLYSERKIIQEHAVTALLNLSINEGNKALIMEAGAIEPLIHVLKTGNDGAKENSAAALFSLSVIDNNKAKIGRSGAVKALVGLLASGTLRGKKDSATALFNLSIFHENKARIVQAGAVKFLVLLLDPTDKMVDKAVALLANLSTIAEGRIEIAREGGIPSLVEIVESGSLRGKENAASILLQLCLHNQKFCTLVLQEGAVPPLVALSQSGTPRAKEKAQQLLSHFRNQREGVKGKGKS; encoded by the exons ATGCATATAG GTCAAATAAATACATCTTCAGTGAAATGTCTTGTCAACAGCATTTCGCGATTCATACATCTAGTTTCTTGCCAAGCAGTGAAACCTATGCCCCTTCAAAAGAACTGTAATAATATGGTTTGTGTGTTGAAGCATTTGAAACCAGTGCTCGATGATATTGTGGATTTCAAAATCCCTTTCGATGAAAATCTGCATAGAGAATGTGAAGAATTGGATATGCGGGTTAATGAAGCTAGGGAGTTCATTGAAAAATGGGGCCCGAAGATGAGCAGGATTCACAGT GTTCTTCAAAGTGGGGAATTGTTGATCAAGTTACAGAACTCTTCATATAAGATTTGTCACATGATAGTTAAATCACTAAAGGGACCTGCATCTGTTTTGGTTTCGGGTAATCTTCAG CAATATATGCAGGAACTTCAGTGTCTTAAGAAGGAACCTGCAATGATCTATATAGAAGACGCATTGAGAAATCAAAGGGATAATATCGAACCTTGCTATGATTCTCTAAAGGAAATTATACGGTTACTCATGATATCAAACCAGGAGCTACTGATAGAAAGTATTGCTGTGGAAAAGGAAAGGTCAAATGCTGAAGTCAATAAAACAAAAGGGGACTTGGATGAAATTAACCAAATTGTGAATCTTGTGTGCAGTTTACGTGATTATGTGATGAAATTTGAGCGCCCTGAAGTCAAAAGTGGTGTTTCAATTCCCCCCTATTTTCGATGTCCTTTATCATTAGAACTCATGTCAGATGCTGTTATTGTGGCTTCAGGTCAGACATATGAAAGGCAATCCATTCAAAAGTGGCTTGATCATGGGCTAACTGTTTGTCCCAACACTCGCCAGATACTTGTCCATACAAATCTCATTCCCAATTATACTGTTAAAGCTATGATAGCAAATTGGTGTGAGGAAAATAATGTCAAACTTCCCAGTAACTCTAAGCAAAGTAATTCCTCTCATATTTCATCCCCCTCAGATCATTTATTACATCAAGATTTAGATCGTCTGTGTAGCTTTGAGTCTTCAGCTAGTAGCGATTCCAATTCAAATCAAATTGCAAATGCATTTGAGAAACCAAAGGATGATAACTCTTTCAGATCAAGCAGGGAATCTGATAGAAGCTGGAATGGAGAGACAGAAAAGTTTGAGCAACAATCCCCTGCACCTTCATGTAGTAACAGCAGAAGTGAATCATTTTCAAGTTCTATTTCTAGTACTGATTATGTATTTCCAGTTTTGAAAGAGGTGTCAGGCATATCTAATAAGCATCAAAATGTGGAGTTGTCTAGAGAAATTACTGATGGGTGTCCTGCTTCTCCTGCATATAAAGAATCAGTGATTTATCCTTGGTTATCTGGAAAGCAATTTCATAGCCCTGGATCAAAAATTGGAAGGATGGAGGATGAAAATAAGTATAATGAGAGTAACAATATTAGTATTACCAGTCATTCAAAAGTTGCTTCCCATCCTGtaggatccaatgaattgatcACCACATCCCATGTCAATGAGTTGATTGAAGATCTCCAGAGTCAATCGAATGAAACACAAACTGCTGCTGCAGAACAATTGAGGCTCTGTACCAAGCATAACATGGAGAACCGCATCAGTGTAGGGCGGTGTGGGGCAATTATGCCTTTACTCTCACTGCTATATTCAGAAAGGAAGATAATACAAGAGCATGCCGTGACAGCTCTACTGAATTTGTCAATTAATGAAGGCAACAAGGCCTTGATTATGGAAGCAGGGGCCATAGAACCACTTATCCATGTTTTGAAGACAGGGAATGATGGTGCAAAGGAGAATTCTGCTGCTGCTCTGTTCAGCCTCTCTGTAATAGATAACAATAAGGCAAAAATTGGCCGTTCTGGTGCAGTCAAAGCTTTGGTGGGTCTTCTAGCCTCAGGAACTCTTAGGGGAAAGAAGGATTCTGCCACTGCTTTATTCAACCTATCAATATTCCATGAGAATAAAGCTCGTATAGTTCAAGCTGGAGCCGTGAAGTTTCTGGTTCTGCTATTGGACCCTACTGATAAAATGGTTGACAAGGCTGTTGCTCTTTTGGCAAACCTGTCAACAATTGCAGAGGGCCGAATAGAAATTGCAAGGGAAGGGGGCATTCCCTCACTAGTTGAAATTGTTGAATCAGGTTCTCTGAGGGGAAAGGAAAATGCTGCTTCCATCCTCTTGCAACTATGTCTTCATAATCAAAAGTTTTGTACCCTGGTTCTCCAAGAAGGAGCTGTACCTCCCCTAGTTGCATTATCTCAGTCTGGTACTCCAAGAGCTAAGGAAAAG GCACAACAGCTTCTCAGTCATTTTCGTAATCAGCGTGAAGGAGTCAAGGGGAAGGGGAAATCATGA
- the LOC100782215 gene encoding U-box domain-containing protein 3 isoform X5 translates to MHIGQINTSSVKCLVNSISRFIHLVSCQAVKPMPLQKNCNNMVCVLKHLKPVLDDIVDFKIPFDENLHRECEELDMRVNEAREFIEKWGPKMSRIHSVLQSGELLIKLQNSSYKICHMIVKSLKGPASVLVSGNLQQYMQELQCLKKEPAMIYIEDALRNQRDNIEPCYDSLKEIIRLLMISNQELLIESIAVEKERSNAEVNKTKGDLDEINQIVNLVCSLRDYVMKFERPEVKSGVSIPPYFRCPLSLELMSDAVIVASGQTYERQSIQKWLDHGLTVCPNTRQILVHTNLIPNYTVKAMIANWCEENNVKLPSNSKQSNSSHISSPSDHLLHQDLDRLCSFESSASSDSNSNQIANAFEKPKDDNSFRSSRESDRSWNGETEKFEQQSPAPSCSNSRSESFSSSISSTDYVFPVLKEVSGISNKHQNVELSREITDGCPASPAYKESVIYPWLSGKQFHSPGSKIGRMEDENKYNESNNISITSHSKVASHPVGSNELITTSHVNELIEDLQSQSNETQTAAAEQLRLCTKHNMENRISVGRCGAIMPLLSLLYSERKIIQEHAVTALLNLSINEGNKALIMEAGAIEPLIHVLKTGNDGAKENSAAALFSLSVIDNNKAKIGRSGAVKALVGLLASGTLRGKKDSATALFNLSIFHENKARIVQAGAVKFLVLLLDPTDKMVDKAVALLANLSTIAEGRIEIAREGGIPSLVEIVESGSLRGKENAASILLQLCLHNQKFCTLVLQEGAVPPLVALSQSGTPRAKEKCILPPALPPKTVKKHNSFSVIFVISVKESRGRGNHEDKAILIISLPFSLFPQ, encoded by the exons ATGCATATAG GTCAAATAAATACATCTTCAGTGAAATGTCTTGTCAACAGCATTTCGCGATTCATACATCTAGTTTCTTGCCAAGCAGTGAAACCTATGCCCCTTCAAAAGAACTGTAATAATATGGTTTGTGTGTTGAAGCATTTGAAACCAGTGCTCGATGATATTGTGGATTTCAAAATCCCTTTCGATGAAAATCTGCATAGAGAATGTGAAGAATTGGATATGCGGGTTAATGAAGCTAGGGAGTTCATTGAAAAATGGGGCCCGAAGATGAGCAGGATTCACAGT GTTCTTCAAAGTGGGGAATTGTTGATCAAGTTACAGAACTCTTCATATAAGATTTGTCACATGATAGTTAAATCACTAAAGGGACCTGCATCTGTTTTGGTTTCGGGTAATCTTCAG CAATATATGCAGGAACTTCAGTGTCTTAAGAAGGAACCTGCAATGATCTATATAGAAGACGCATTGAGAAATCAAAGGGATAATATCGAACCTTGCTATGATTCTCTAAAGGAAATTATACGGTTACTCATGATATCAAACCAGGAGCTACTGATAGAAAGTATTGCTGTGGAAAAGGAAAGGTCAAATGCTGAAGTCAATAAAACAAAAGGGGACTTGGATGAAATTAACCAAATTGTGAATCTTGTGTGCAGTTTACGTGATTATGTGATGAAATTTGAGCGCCCTGAAGTCAAAAGTGGTGTTTCAATTCCCCCCTATTTTCGATGTCCTTTATCATTAGAACTCATGTCAGATGCTGTTATTGTGGCTTCAGGTCAGACATATGAAAGGCAATCCATTCAAAAGTGGCTTGATCATGGGCTAACTGTTTGTCCCAACACTCGCCAGATACTTGTCCATACAAATCTCATTCCCAATTATACTGTTAAAGCTATGATAGCAAATTGGTGTGAGGAAAATAATGTCAAACTTCCCAGTAACTCTAAGCAAAGTAATTCCTCTCATATTTCATCCCCCTCAGATCATTTATTACATCAAGATTTAGATCGTCTGTGTAGCTTTGAGTCTTCAGCTAGTAGCGATTCCAATTCAAATCAAATTGCAAATGCATTTGAGAAACCAAAGGATGATAACTCTTTCAGATCAAGCAGGGAATCTGATAGAAGCTGGAATGGAGAGACAGAAAAGTTTGAGCAACAATCCCCTGCACCTTCATGTAGTAACAGCAGAAGTGAATCATTTTCAAGTTCTATTTCTAGTACTGATTATGTATTTCCAGTTTTGAAAGAGGTGTCAGGCATATCTAATAAGCATCAAAATGTGGAGTTGTCTAGAGAAATTACTGATGGGTGTCCTGCTTCTCCTGCATATAAAGAATCAGTGATTTATCCTTGGTTATCTGGAAAGCAATTTCATAGCCCTGGATCAAAAATTGGAAGGATGGAGGATGAAAATAAGTATAATGAGAGTAACAATATTAGTATTACCAGTCATTCAAAAGTTGCTTCCCATCCTGtaggatccaatgaattgatcACCACATCCCATGTCAATGAGTTGATTGAAGATCTCCAGAGTCAATCGAATGAAACACAAACTGCTGCTGCAGAACAATTGAGGCTCTGTACCAAGCATAACATGGAGAACCGCATCAGTGTAGGGCGGTGTGGGGCAATTATGCCTTTACTCTCACTGCTATATTCAGAAAGGAAGATAATACAAGAGCATGCCGTGACAGCTCTACTGAATTTGTCAATTAATGAAGGCAACAAGGCCTTGATTATGGAAGCAGGGGCCATAGAACCACTTATCCATGTTTTGAAGACAGGGAATGATGGTGCAAAGGAGAATTCTGCTGCTGCTCTGTTCAGCCTCTCTGTAATAGATAACAATAAGGCAAAAATTGGCCGTTCTGGTGCAGTCAAAGCTTTGGTGGGTCTTCTAGCCTCAGGAACTCTTAGGGGAAAGAAGGATTCTGCCACTGCTTTATTCAACCTATCAATATTCCATGAGAATAAAGCTCGTATAGTTCAAGCTGGAGCCGTGAAGTTTCTGGTTCTGCTATTGGACCCTACTGATAAAATGGTTGACAAGGCTGTTGCTCTTTTGGCAAACCTGTCAACAATTGCAGAGGGCCGAATAGAAATTGCAAGGGAAGGGGGCATTCCCTCACTAGTTGAAATTGTTGAATCAGGTTCTCTGAGGGGAAAGGAAAATGCTGCTTCCATCCTCTTGCAACTATGTCTTCATAATCAAAAGTTTTGTACCCTGGTTCTCCAAGAAGGAGCTGTACCTCCCCTAGTTGCATTATCTCAGTCTGGTACTCCAAGAGCTAAGGAAAAG TGCATTCTTCCCCCAGCCTTGCCCCCAAAAACAGTGAAGAA GCACAACAGCTTCTCAGTCATTTTCGTAATCAGCGTGAAGGAGTCAAGGGGAAGGGGAAATCATGAAGATAAGGCAATTTTGATCATTTCATTGCCCTTTTCACTCTTTCCTCAGTAA
- the LOC100782215 gene encoding U-box domain-containing protein 3 isoform X6, with protein sequence MHIAGQINTSSVKCLVNSISRFIHLVSCQAVKPMPLQKNCNNMVCVLKHLKPVLDDIVDFKIPFDENLHRECEELDMRVNEAREFIEKWGPKMSRIHSVLQSGELLIKLQNSSYKICHMIVKSLKGPASVLVSGNLQQYMQELQCLKKEPAMIYIEDALRNQRDNIEPCYDSLKEIIRLLMISNQELLIESIAVEKERSNAEVNKTKGDLDEINQIVNLVCSLRDYVMKFERPEVKSGVSIPPYFRCPLSLELMSDAVIVASGQTYERQSIQKWLDHGLTVCPNTRQILVHTNLIPNYTVKAMIANWCEENNVKLPSNSKQSNSSHISSPSDHLLHQDLDRLCSFESSASSDSNSNQIANAFEKPKDDNSFRSSRESDRSWNGETEKFEQQSPAPSCSNSRSESFSSSISSTDYVFPVLKEVSGISNKHQNVELSREITDGCPASPAYKESVIYPWLSGKQFHSPGSKIGRMEDENKYNESNNISITSHSKVASHPVGSNELITTSHVNELIEDLQSQSNETQTAAAEQLRLCTKHNMENRISVGRCGAIMPLLSLLYSERKIIQEHAVTALLNLSINEGNKALIMEAGAIEPLIHVLKTGNDGAKENSAAALFSLSVIDNNKAKIGRSGAVKALVGLLASGTLRGKKDSATALFNLSIFHENKARIVQAGAVKFLVLLLDPTDKMVDKAVALLANLSTIAEGRIEIAREGGIPSLVEIVESGSLRGKENAASILLQLCLHNQKFCTLVLQEGAVPPLVALSQSGTPRAKEKAQQLLSHFRNQREGVKGKGKS encoded by the exons ATGCATATAG CAGGTCAAATAAATACATCTTCAGTGAAATGTCTTGTCAACAGCATTTCGCGATTCATACATCTAGTTTCTTGCCAAGCAGTGAAACCTATGCCCCTTCAAAAGAACTGTAATAATATGGTTTGTGTGTTGAAGCATTTGAAACCAGTGCTCGATGATATTGTGGATTTCAAAATCCCTTTCGATGAAAATCTGCATAGAGAATGTGAAGAATTGGATATGCGGGTTAATGAAGCTAGGGAGTTCATTGAAAAATGGGGCCCGAAGATGAGCAGGATTCACAGT GTTCTTCAAAGTGGGGAATTGTTGATCAAGTTACAGAACTCTTCATATAAGATTTGTCACATGATAGTTAAATCACTAAAGGGACCTGCATCTGTTTTGGTTTCGGGTAATCTTCAG CAATATATGCAGGAACTTCAGTGTCTTAAGAAGGAACCTGCAATGATCTATATAGAAGACGCATTGAGAAATCAAAGGGATAATATCGAACCTTGCTATGATTCTCTAAAGGAAATTATACGGTTACTCATGATATCAAACCAGGAGCTACTGATAGAAAGTATTGCTGTGGAAAAGGAAAGGTCAAATGCTGAAGTCAATAAAACAAAAGGGGACTTGGATGAAATTAACCAAATTGTGAATCTTGTGTGCAGTTTACGTGATTATGTGATGAAATTTGAGCGCCCTGAAGTCAAAAGTGGTGTTTCAATTCCCCCCTATTTTCGATGTCCTTTATCATTAGAACTCATGTCAGATGCTGTTATTGTGGCTTCAGGTCAGACATATGAAAGGCAATCCATTCAAAAGTGGCTTGATCATGGGCTAACTGTTTGTCCCAACACTCGCCAGATACTTGTCCATACAAATCTCATTCCCAATTATACTGTTAAAGCTATGATAGCAAATTGGTGTGAGGAAAATAATGTCAAACTTCCCAGTAACTCTAAGCAAAGTAATTCCTCTCATATTTCATCCCCCTCAGATCATTTATTACATCAAGATTTAGATCGTCTGTGTAGCTTTGAGTCTTCAGCTAGTAGCGATTCCAATTCAAATCAAATTGCAAATGCATTTGAGAAACCAAAGGATGATAACTCTTTCAGATCAAGCAGGGAATCTGATAGAAGCTGGAATGGAGAGACAGAAAAGTTTGAGCAACAATCCCCTGCACCTTCATGTAGTAACAGCAGAAGTGAATCATTTTCAAGTTCTATTTCTAGTACTGATTATGTATTTCCAGTTTTGAAAGAGGTGTCAGGCATATCTAATAAGCATCAAAATGTGGAGTTGTCTAGAGAAATTACTGATGGGTGTCCTGCTTCTCCTGCATATAAAGAATCAGTGATTTATCCTTGGTTATCTGGAAAGCAATTTCATAGCCCTGGATCAAAAATTGGAAGGATGGAGGATGAAAATAAGTATAATGAGAGTAACAATATTAGTATTACCAGTCATTCAAAAGTTGCTTCCCATCCTGtaggatccaatgaattgatcACCACATCCCATGTCAATGAGTTGATTGAAGATCTCCAGAGTCAATCGAATGAAACACAAACTGCTGCTGCAGAACAATTGAGGCTCTGTACCAAGCATAACATGGAGAACCGCATCAGTGTAGGGCGGTGTGGGGCAATTATGCCTTTACTCTCACTGCTATATTCAGAAAGGAAGATAATACAAGAGCATGCCGTGACAGCTCTACTGAATTTGTCAATTAATGAAGGCAACAAGGCCTTGATTATGGAAGCAGGGGCCATAGAACCACTTATCCATGTTTTGAAGACAGGGAATGATGGTGCAAAGGAGAATTCTGCTGCTGCTCTGTTCAGCCTCTCTGTAATAGATAACAATAAGGCAAAAATTGGCCGTTCTGGTGCAGTCAAAGCTTTGGTGGGTCTTCTAGCCTCAGGAACTCTTAGGGGAAAGAAGGATTCTGCCACTGCTTTATTCAACCTATCAATATTCCATGAGAATAAAGCTCGTATAGTTCAAGCTGGAGCCGTGAAGTTTCTGGTTCTGCTATTGGACCCTACTGATAAAATGGTTGACAAGGCTGTTGCTCTTTTGGCAAACCTGTCAACAATTGCAGAGGGCCGAATAGAAATTGCAAGGGAAGGGGGCATTCCCTCACTAGTTGAAATTGTTGAATCAGGTTCTCTGAGGGGAAAGGAAAATGCTGCTTCCATCCTCTTGCAACTATGTCTTCATAATCAAAAGTTTTGTACCCTGGTTCTCCAAGAAGGAGCTGTACCTCCCCTAGTTGCATTATCTCAGTCTGGTACTCCAAGAGCTAAGGAAAAG GCACAACAGCTTCTCAGTCATTTTCGTAATCAGCGTGAAGGAGTCAAGGGGAAGGGGAAATCATGA
- the LOC100782215 gene encoding U-box domain-containing protein 3 isoform X3 gives MHIAGQINTSSVKCLVNSISRFIHLVSCQAVKPMPLQKNCNNMVCVLKHLKPVLDDIVDFKIPFDENLHRECEELDMRVNEAREFIEKWGPKMSRIHSVLQSGELLIKLQNSSYKICHMIVKSLKGPASVLVSGNLQQYMQELQCLKKEPAMIYIEDALRNQRDNIEPCYDSLKEIIRLLMISNQELLIESIAVEKERSNAEVNKTKGDLDEINQIVNLVCSLRDYVMKFERPEVKSGVSIPPYFRCPLSLELMSDAVIVASGQTYERQSIQKWLDHGLTVCPNTRQILVHTNLIPNYTVKAMIANWCEENNVKLPSNSKQSNSSHISSPSDHLLHQDLDRLCSFESSASSDSNSNQIANAFEKPKDDNSFRSSRESDRSWNGETEKFEQQSPAPSCSNSRSESFSSSISSTDYVFPVLKEVSGISNKHQNVELSREITDGCPASPAYKESVIYPWLSGKQFHSPGSKIGRMEDENKYNESNNISITSHSKVASHPVGSNELITTSHVNELIEDLQSQSNETQTAAAEQLRLCTKHNMENRISVGRCGAIMPLLSLLYSERKIIQEHAVTALLNLSINEGNKALIMEAGAIEPLIHVLKTGNDGAKENSAAALFSLSVIDNNKAKIGRSGAVKALVGLLASGTLRGKKDSATALFNLSIFHENKARIVQAGAVKFLVLLLDPTDKMVDKAVALLANLSTIAEGRIEIAREGGIPSLVEIVESGSLRGKENAASILLQLCLHNQKFCTLVLQEGAVPPLVALSQSGTPRAKEKCILPPALPPKTVKKHNSFSVIFVISVKESRGRGNHEDKAILIISLPFSLFPQ, from the exons ATGCATATAG CAGGTCAAATAAATACATCTTCAGTGAAATGTCTTGTCAACAGCATTTCGCGATTCATACATCTAGTTTCTTGCCAAGCAGTGAAACCTATGCCCCTTCAAAAGAACTGTAATAATATGGTTTGTGTGTTGAAGCATTTGAAACCAGTGCTCGATGATATTGTGGATTTCAAAATCCCTTTCGATGAAAATCTGCATAGAGAATGTGAAGAATTGGATATGCGGGTTAATGAAGCTAGGGAGTTCATTGAAAAATGGGGCCCGAAGATGAGCAGGATTCACAGT GTTCTTCAAAGTGGGGAATTGTTGATCAAGTTACAGAACTCTTCATATAAGATTTGTCACATGATAGTTAAATCACTAAAGGGACCTGCATCTGTTTTGGTTTCGGGTAATCTTCAG CAATATATGCAGGAACTTCAGTGTCTTAAGAAGGAACCTGCAATGATCTATATAGAAGACGCATTGAGAAATCAAAGGGATAATATCGAACCTTGCTATGATTCTCTAAAGGAAATTATACGGTTACTCATGATATCAAACCAGGAGCTACTGATAGAAAGTATTGCTGTGGAAAAGGAAAGGTCAAATGCTGAAGTCAATAAAACAAAAGGGGACTTGGATGAAATTAACCAAATTGTGAATCTTGTGTGCAGTTTACGTGATTATGTGATGAAATTTGAGCGCCCTGAAGTCAAAAGTGGTGTTTCAATTCCCCCCTATTTTCGATGTCCTTTATCATTAGAACTCATGTCAGATGCTGTTATTGTGGCTTCAGGTCAGACATATGAAAGGCAATCCATTCAAAAGTGGCTTGATCATGGGCTAACTGTTTGTCCCAACACTCGCCAGATACTTGTCCATACAAATCTCATTCCCAATTATACTGTTAAAGCTATGATAGCAAATTGGTGTGAGGAAAATAATGTCAAACTTCCCAGTAACTCTAAGCAAAGTAATTCCTCTCATATTTCATCCCCCTCAGATCATTTATTACATCAAGATTTAGATCGTCTGTGTAGCTTTGAGTCTTCAGCTAGTAGCGATTCCAATTCAAATCAAATTGCAAATGCATTTGAGAAACCAAAGGATGATAACTCTTTCAGATCAAGCAGGGAATCTGATAGAAGCTGGAATGGAGAGACAGAAAAGTTTGAGCAACAATCCCCTGCACCTTCATGTAGTAACAGCAGAAGTGAATCATTTTCAAGTTCTATTTCTAGTACTGATTATGTATTTCCAGTTTTGAAAGAGGTGTCAGGCATATCTAATAAGCATCAAAATGTGGAGTTGTCTAGAGAAATTACTGATGGGTGTCCTGCTTCTCCTGCATATAAAGAATCAGTGATTTATCCTTGGTTATCTGGAAAGCAATTTCATAGCCCTGGATCAAAAATTGGAAGGATGGAGGATGAAAATAAGTATAATGAGAGTAACAATATTAGTATTACCAGTCATTCAAAAGTTGCTTCCCATCCTGtaggatccaatgaattgatcACCACATCCCATGTCAATGAGTTGATTGAAGATCTCCAGAGTCAATCGAATGAAACACAAACTGCTGCTGCAGAACAATTGAGGCTCTGTACCAAGCATAACATGGAGAACCGCATCAGTGTAGGGCGGTGTGGGGCAATTATGCCTTTACTCTCACTGCTATATTCAGAAAGGAAGATAATACAAGAGCATGCCGTGACAGCTCTACTGAATTTGTCAATTAATGAAGGCAACAAGGCCTTGATTATGGAAGCAGGGGCCATAGAACCACTTATCCATGTTTTGAAGACAGGGAATGATGGTGCAAAGGAGAATTCTGCTGCTGCTCTGTTCAGCCTCTCTGTAATAGATAACAATAAGGCAAAAATTGGCCGTTCTGGTGCAGTCAAAGCTTTGGTGGGTCTTCTAGCCTCAGGAACTCTTAGGGGAAAGAAGGATTCTGCCACTGCTTTATTCAACCTATCAATATTCCATGAGAATAAAGCTCGTATAGTTCAAGCTGGAGCCGTGAAGTTTCTGGTTCTGCTATTGGACCCTACTGATAAAATGGTTGACAAGGCTGTTGCTCTTTTGGCAAACCTGTCAACAATTGCAGAGGGCCGAATAGAAATTGCAAGGGAAGGGGGCATTCCCTCACTAGTTGAAATTGTTGAATCAGGTTCTCTGAGGGGAAAGGAAAATGCTGCTTCCATCCTCTTGCAACTATGTCTTCATAATCAAAAGTTTTGTACCCTGGTTCTCCAAGAAGGAGCTGTACCTCCCCTAGTTGCATTATCTCAGTCTGGTACTCCAAGAGCTAAGGAAAAG TGCATTCTTCCCCCAGCCTTGCCCCCAAAAACAGTGAAGAA GCACAACAGCTTCTCAGTCATTTTCGTAATCAGCGTGAAGGAGTCAAGGGGAAGGGGAAATCATGAAGATAAGGCAATTTTGATCATTTCATTGCCCTTTTCACTCTTTCCTCAGTAA